A genomic window from Halorubrum trapanicum includes:
- a CDS encoding Ig domain-containing protein group 1 domain-containing protein has protein sequence MSDRTHDSRTANRRTFSTDTRAIEGLPVRLVIALVVGVASLSVMMGMIGDIDGLAATELDAQPQPEVTTPGDQSIDVAVVDPDGSRVADATVIVRGGSAQIDGVVTAKTDGEGIATVDVDPELGPNQADGTLTIDIKPPAEGDYVDERGNTEVLVVEE, from the coding sequence ATGTCCGATCGAACACACGACTCGCGCACCGCGAACCGCCGGACGTTCAGCACCGACACCCGCGCGATCGAGGGGCTCCCGGTCCGGCTCGTCATCGCGCTCGTCGTCGGCGTCGCCAGCCTCAGCGTGATGATGGGGATGATCGGCGACATCGACGGGCTGGCCGCGACCGAACTCGACGCGCAGCCGCAGCCGGAGGTGACCACGCCCGGCGACCAGTCGATCGACGTCGCGGTCGTCGATCCCGACGGCTCCCGCGTCGCGGACGCGACGGTCATCGTCCGCGGCGGCTCCGCGCAGATCGACGGCGTCGTCACCGCGAAGACGGACGGCGAGGGGATCGCGACCGTCGACGTCGACCCCGAACTCGGACCGAACCAGGCCGACGGGACGCTCACGATCGACATCAAGCCGCCGGCGGAGGGCGACTACGTCGACGAGCGCGGGAACACCGAGGTGCTCGTCGTCGAGGAGTGA
- a CDS encoding protein-L-isoaspartate O-methyltransferase, producing MDDASLRADMIEGLEHQIGEPIEPPVLTALQRVPRDPFVDDSPRGGVDGDDPHSLSLPTLVRLVTALDAAEGDSVLVVGAGVGYSVAMLAEIAGARRVHAIDIDRSAVHAARSNLDAAGYGAVLVDRADGADGLPAYAPYDRILLETAVVEPPRSLREQLASGGRIVYPRGAGVQTVAAIEPSPTAETDLTAPSESDSDADDDPAPAGFETVETHGPARLQPMLVDGEQPGAERNRTRREDAERAERGRQRRHGWEQDWIDWDDHL from the coding sequence ATGGACGACGCGTCGCTCAGGGCGGACATGATCGAGGGGCTCGAACACCAGATCGGCGAGCCGATCGAGCCGCCCGTGCTGACCGCCCTCCAGCGCGTCCCGCGCGACCCCTTCGTCGACGACTCGCCCCGCGGCGGCGTCGACGGCGACGACCCGCACTCGCTTTCCCTCCCGACGCTGGTCCGGTTAGTCACCGCGCTCGACGCCGCGGAGGGCGACTCGGTCCTCGTCGTCGGCGCGGGGGTCGGCTACTCGGTCGCGATGCTCGCCGAGATCGCCGGCGCGCGGCGCGTCCACGCGATCGACATCGACCGGTCCGCGGTCCACGCCGCGCGGTCGAACCTCGACGCGGCCGGCTACGGGGCGGTCCTCGTCGACCGCGCGGACGGCGCCGACGGCCTCCCCGCGTACGCGCCCTACGACCGGATCCTCCTCGAAACCGCCGTCGTCGAGCCGCCGCGTTCCCTCCGCGAACAGCTGGCGTCCGGCGGCCGGATCGTCTACCCGCGCGGCGCGGGCGTCCAGACGGTCGCGGCGATCGAACCGTCGCCCACCGCCGAAACCGACCTGACTGCTCCGTCCGAATCTGACTCCGACGCGGACGACGACCCGGCGCCCGCGGGGTTCGAGACGGTCGAGACGCACGGGCCGGCGCGGCTCCAACCGATGCTCGTCGACGGCGAGCAGCCCGGGGCGGAACGGAACCGGACCCGTCGGGAGGACGCCGAACGCGCCGAACGCGGGCGTCAGCGCCGGCACGGGTGGGAGCAGGACTGGATCGACTGGGACGACCACCTCTGA
- the hsp14 gene encoding archaeal heat shock protein Hsp14, whose translation MNTTNPFDEIEQFLGRTPFAGERAWGRDLRTADVDVAEYDDEFVVTADLPGFDRDGIDVRVDGDRLTIAAERDAEREDTERRYLRRERRHESVTRTIDLPATARTEDASATYRHGVLTVTVPLDAVDADEGHRIDVN comes from the coding sequence ATGAACACGACGAATCCCTTCGACGAGATCGAGCAGTTCCTCGGCCGCACCCCCTTCGCGGGCGAGCGGGCCTGGGGCCGCGACCTCCGGACCGCCGACGTCGACGTCGCCGAGTACGACGACGAGTTCGTCGTCACCGCCGACCTGCCGGGGTTCGACCGCGACGGCATCGACGTCCGGGTCGACGGCGACCGGCTCACCATCGCCGCCGAGCGCGACGCGGAGCGCGAGGACACCGAGCGACGGTACCTCCGACGCGAGCGGCGCCACGAGTCCGTCACGCGCACTATCGACCTCCCCGCGACCGCCCGCACCGAGGACGCGTCCGCGACGTACCGACACGGCGTCCTCACCGTGACGGTCCCGCTCGACGCGGTCGACGCCGACGAGGGTCACCGGATCGACGTGAACTAA
- a CDS encoding protein-L-isoaspartate(D-aspartate) O-methyltransferase, whose protein sequence is MNDADHAAAREELVRALRDRLDASERTLSAIGAVPRHEFVPEPQRASAYADRPLPIGHDQTVSAPHMVALMTDLLEIERGDRVFEVGTGCGYHAAVVAEIVGPGNVFSAERVPELAADARDRLDRLGYDVTVAAADGREAFADEAPFDAAYLTCAAPESVPDAIVDRVRTGGRVVAPVREGGRQRLVRLTVREDGIDREDHGGVRFVPMR, encoded by the coding sequence ATGAACGACGCCGACCACGCGGCCGCCAGGGAGGAGCTGGTGCGCGCGCTCCGCGACCGCCTCGACGCGAGCGAGCGGACGCTGTCGGCGATCGGCGCCGTCCCGCGCCACGAGTTCGTCCCGGAACCACAGCGCGCGTCGGCGTACGCCGACCGACCGCTCCCGATCGGCCACGACCAGACGGTCAGCGCGCCGCACATGGTGGCGCTGATGACCGACCTGCTCGAAATCGAGCGCGGTGACCGCGTCTTCGAGGTGGGAACCGGCTGCGGCTACCACGCCGCCGTCGTCGCTGAGATCGTCGGCCCGGGCAACGTCTTCTCGGCCGAGCGCGTCCCGGAACTGGCCGCGGACGCCCGCGACCGGCTCGATCGCCTCGGTTACGACGTGACCGTCGCGGCCGCGGACGGCCGGGAGGCGTTCGCCGACGAGGCCCCGTTCGACGCCGCCTACCTCACCTGCGCGGCGCCCGAGTCGGTCCCGGACGCGATCGTCGACCGCGTCCGAACGGGCGGCCGCGTCGTCGCCCCCGTCCGCGAGGGGGGCCGCCAGCGGCTCGTCCGGCTCACGGTCCGCGAGGACGGGATCGACCGCGAGGACCACGGCGGGGTGCGGTTCGTTCCGATGCGGTAA
- a CDS encoding CrcB family protein, with translation MTAAPLLATALVGVGGALGAVSRHAVGLRVEGRRSVLVVNALGSFALGAVSAAPIGSTAALLLGVGFCGAFTTFSSFAVGTVRATSETGGRAAAVVAASNLAAALVAFLLGSVLVAGVFA, from the coding sequence ATGACCGCCGCACCGCTCCTCGCGACGGCGCTCGTCGGCGTCGGCGGCGCGCTCGGCGCCGTCTCCCGGCACGCGGTCGGGCTCCGCGTCGAGGGACGCCGATCGGTCCTCGTCGTCAACGCGCTCGGGAGCTTCGCCCTCGGCGCCGTCTCCGCCGCGCCGATCGGGTCGACGGCGGCGCTGCTCCTCGGCGTCGGCTTCTGCGGCGCGTTCACGACGTTCTCCTCGTTCGCGGTCGGGACCGTTCGGGCGACGAGCGAGACGGGCGGCCGTGCGGCCGCGGTCGTCGCGGCGTCGAACCTCGCGGCCGCGCTGGTCGCATTCCTCCTCGGGTCGGTCCTCGTGGCCGGAGTCTTCGCCTGA
- a CDS encoding archaemetzincin family Zn-dependent metalloprotease: protein MLVDIVPVGEVTPRVKREASGALRSVYDCDVTVHDDQAIPDSAFDADRDQYRAEDLIETVTRVGGGEKNIGITSEDLYYRRRNYVFGLAYLNGSGSVISTHRLRTSSDGGVSTKPAVDVFGDRVRKEVVHEIGHTLGLEHCDNSKCVMSFSPTVREVDVKEENLCGTCSRIVR, encoded by the coding sequence ATGCTCGTGGACATCGTCCCGGTCGGAGAGGTCACCCCCCGAGTGAAGCGGGAGGCCTCCGGTGCGCTGCGTTCCGTGTACGACTGCGACGTGACGGTCCACGACGATCAGGCGATCCCCGACTCCGCGTTCGACGCCGACCGCGACCAGTACCGCGCCGAGGACCTCATCGAGACGGTCACGCGGGTCGGCGGCGGCGAGAAGAACATCGGAATTACGTCCGAGGACCTCTACTACCGCCGCCGGAACTACGTGTTCGGCCTCGCGTACCTCAACGGCAGCGGCTCCGTCATCTCGACTCACCGACTCCGCACCTCCTCGGACGGCGGCGTCTCCACGAAGCCCGCGGTCGACGTCTTCGGCGACCGCGTCCGCAAGGAGGTCGTTCACGAGATCGGCCACACGCTCGGCTTGGAACACTGCGACAACAGCAAGTGCGTGATGTCGTTTTCCCCCACCGTCCGCGAGGTCGACGTGAAAGAGGAGAACCTCTGTGGCACCTGTTCTCGGATCGTTCGCTGA
- a CDS encoding OsmC family protein — translation MSDANATQRMEVSGESDGESKFVARARDHELVMDDPEAMGGDDEGAMPVEYLLAAWTGCLNATVRAVAPDFDLDVEGVAVEVAGGFDPRKHLGRAEEPRAGYQGVEASVDVDFAGDVDDETLAEFTAAVEARCPVSDNLANETATDVTLRRE, via the coding sequence ATGAGTGACGCCAACGCGACGCAGCGGATGGAGGTCAGCGGCGAGAGCGACGGCGAGTCGAAGTTCGTCGCCCGGGCCCGCGACCACGAACTGGTGATGGACGACCCGGAGGCGATGGGCGGCGACGACGAGGGCGCGATGCCCGTCGAGTACCTGCTCGCCGCCTGGACCGGCTGCCTCAACGCGACCGTCCGCGCGGTGGCGCCGGACTTCGACCTCGACGTCGAGGGCGTCGCGGTCGAGGTCGCCGGCGGGTTCGACCCCCGCAAGCACCTCGGCCGCGCCGAGGAGCCCCGGGCGGGCTACCAGGGCGTGGAGGCGTCCGTCGACGTGGACTTCGCCGGCGACGTGGACGACGAGACGTTAGCCGAGTTCACCGCCGCCGTCGAGGCGCGCTGTCCGGTGAGCGACAACCTGGCGAACGAGACCGCGACCGACGTGACGCTTCGACGGGAGTAA
- a CDS encoding UPF0146 family protein, whose amino-acid sequence MGQPPPSERALVAALDRYERLIEVGVGRRPDVARALADRGREVVAIDVEVSEAARDASTEPRPSSAGSLRVVAADVTALATADDDRSTRDALGPDANAEGGADASKAAAGVDAVYARNLPAELQRPTVALAERLDAACLFTTLGFEEPVVDVRRRSGESGTVVYVAR is encoded by the coding sequence GTGGGCCAACCACCGCCGTCGGAACGGGCGCTGGTCGCCGCGCTCGACCGATACGAGCGACTGATCGAGGTCGGCGTCGGGCGGCGCCCGGACGTCGCTCGCGCGCTCGCCGACCGCGGTCGCGAGGTCGTCGCGATCGACGTCGAGGTGAGCGAGGCGGCGCGAGACGCGTCGACGGAGCCCCGGCCGTCGAGCGCGGGGTCGCTCCGCGTCGTCGCCGCGGACGTGACGGCGCTGGCGACGGCTGACGACGACCGATCGACACGGGACGCGCTCGGTCCCGACGCGAACGCCGAGGGCGGCGCGGACGCCTCGAAGGCGGCCGCCGGCGTCGACGCCGTGTACGCGCGGAACCTCCCCGCCGAGCTCCAGCGCCCGACCGTGGCGCTGGCGGAGCGGCTCGACGCCGCCTGTCTGTTCACCACGCTCGGCTTCGAGGAGCCGGTCGTCGACGTCCGCCGGCGGTCGGGGGAGTCGGGGACCGTCGTGTACGTGGCGCGATGA
- a CDS encoding ATP-binding protein, with protein sequence MPRPPGRVYVLGRDGTGSDSDGETSRDSVSDRDAETALGGESDRDADRLQHTARIGSFLARDGSAGAPVGVDLDRPHAGVVFGKRGTGKSYTLGVLAEEIADADGVVPIVADPMGVFGGLEAAGGRAVDPAVRPASIPPSTWPDLLGLDPASGPGSLVWRVVADAVDGGSSPSLATLREAVDAADAPAETRRAAANHLRLADSWGVFDADAPPVASLAADGNPTVLDLAGVADAAAAAVVRAVARGLYDARIDGDLPRLPWLLVDEAHAFFDGIAEPALRTLLTRGRAPGVSLVCATQRPAALPSVAVSQSDLLVSHRLTAARDVDRLAEAEATYLAGDLASRLPEGVGEALVVDDATETAHTVRIRERRTPHEGESPRASRLSDATFQ encoded by the coding sequence ATGCCGCGGCCACCCGGCCGCGTGTACGTACTCGGCCGCGACGGGACGGGCTCCGACAGCGACGGAGAGACCAGCCGCGACAGCGTGAGCGACCGCGACGCCGAAACCGCCCTCGGCGGGGAGAGCGACCGCGACGCCGACCGTCTCCAGCACACCGCACGGATCGGATCCTTCCTCGCTCGCGACGGGAGCGCCGGCGCTCCCGTGGGGGTCGACCTCGACCGGCCGCACGCGGGGGTCGTGTTCGGGAAACGCGGAACCGGGAAGTCGTACACGCTCGGCGTCCTCGCGGAGGAAATAGCCGACGCTGACGGCGTCGTTCCGATCGTCGCCGACCCGATGGGCGTCTTCGGCGGCCTCGAGGCGGCCGGCGGTCGCGCCGTCGACCCCGCGGTCCGTCCCGCCTCGATACCGCCGTCGACGTGGCCGGACCTGCTCGGGCTCGACCCGGCGAGCGGCCCCGGGAGCCTCGTCTGGCGCGTCGTCGCGGACGCGGTCGACGGCGGCTCCTCGCCCTCGCTCGCGACGCTTCGGGAGGCGGTCGACGCGGCCGACGCGCCGGCGGAGACGCGGCGCGCCGCGGCGAACCACCTCCGGTTGGCGGACTCGTGGGGCGTCTTCGACGCCGACGCGCCGCCGGTCGCGTCGCTCGCGGCCGACGGGAACCCGACTGTCCTCGACCTCGCCGGCGTGGCCGACGCCGCCGCGGCGGCCGTCGTCCGCGCCGTCGCTCGCGGCCTCTACGACGCGCGGATCGACGGCGACCTCCCTCGGCTCCCGTGGCTCCTCGTCGACGAGGCGCACGCCTTCTTCGACGGGATCGCCGAGCCGGCGCTCCGAACGCTCCTCACCCGCGGCCGCGCGCCCGGCGTCTCGCTGGTCTGTGCGACCCAGCGACCGGCCGCGCTGCCGAGCGTCGCCGTCTCCCAGTCCGACCTCCTCGTCTCCCACCGCCTCACGGCCGCGCGCGACGTCGACCGCTTGGCGGAGGCGGAGGCGACCTACCTCGCCGGCGACCTCGCCTCGCGGCTCCCCGAGGGTGTCGGCGAGGCGCTCGTGGTCGACGACGCCACCGAGACGGCCCACACGGTTCGGATCCGAGAGCGGCGGACGCCACACGAGGGGGAGAGCCCCCGAGCGAGTCGGCTGTCGGACGCGACGTTCCAGTGA
- a CDS encoding DUF6432 family protein: protein MAAKPEYRDRPDVEVALLDALVDRGDEGMTVLELRAAVDADIDAVEEALSALKDDSLITVESEERVRVYAHERVVPDPDAPDDDPSESLVDAIRDRLGL from the coding sequence ATGGCCGCAAAGCCGGAATACCGCGACCGGCCGGACGTCGAGGTCGCGCTGCTCGACGCGCTCGTCGACCGCGGCGACGAGGGGATGACCGTCCTCGAGCTTCGCGCGGCCGTCGACGCCGACATCGACGCCGTCGAGGAGGCCCTCTCGGCGCTGAAGGACGACTCGCTCATCACCGTGGAGTCCGAGGAACGCGTCCGGGTGTACGCCCACGAGCGGGTCGTCCCGGACCCGGACGCCCCGGACGACGACCCCTCGGAGAGCCTCGTTGACGCGATCCGCGACCGCCTCGGACTGTAG
- a CDS encoding TIGR01548 family HAD-type hydrolase, with amino-acid sequence MQVDAVVLDIDGVLVDVADSYRRAILESVDRVCGKPIDRDAVQAFKDAGGFNNDWELTDAAALFVLARREGLRMDVDEFTDRVRELGGGLDAAKEVVGDLPRVAQARVRDQWDRDALRETFQALYLGAELYRELEGGEPPIEAEGYIHDEPTLVDPETIADLTERFDVGVLTGRPAAEADIALERVGLDVPDDRRFTMDDWEEGKPHPRALVELAERFDAERVAFAGDTLDDVRTARNADETDETRVYYGIGVLTGGLTGEAGREKFAENGADAVVEDVNELVELLE; translated from the coding sequence ATGCAGGTCGACGCAGTCGTCCTCGACATCGACGGGGTGTTGGTCGACGTGGCGGACTCCTACCGGCGGGCGATCCTCGAGTCGGTCGACCGCGTCTGCGGCAAGCCGATCGACCGGGACGCGGTCCAGGCGTTCAAGGACGCCGGCGGGTTCAACAACGACTGGGAACTGACGGACGCGGCCGCGCTGTTCGTGTTGGCCCGCCGCGAGGGGCTCCGGATGGACGTCGACGAGTTCACCGACCGCGTCCGCGAGCTCGGCGGCGGCCTCGACGCCGCCAAGGAGGTCGTCGGCGACCTCCCGCGGGTCGCGCAGGCTCGCGTCCGCGACCAGTGGGACCGGGACGCGCTCCGCGAGACGTTCCAGGCGCTGTACCTCGGCGCGGAGCTGTACCGCGAGCTGGAGGGCGGCGAGCCGCCGATCGAGGCGGAGGGGTACATCCACGACGAGCCGACGCTCGTCGACCCCGAGACGATCGCCGACCTCACCGAGCGGTTCGACGTCGGCGTCCTCACCGGGCGCCCGGCCGCGGAGGCCGACATCGCCTTGGAGCGCGTCGGCCTCGACGTGCCCGACGACCGCCGGTTCACGATGGACGACTGGGAGGAGGGAAAGCCCCACCCGCGGGCGCTCGTCGAACTCGCCGAGCGGTTCGACGCCGAGCGCGTCGCGTTCGCGGGCGACACCCTCGACGACGTGCGGACCGCGCGTAACGCCGACGAGACAGACGAGACGCGCGTCTACTACGGTATCGGCGTGCTCACCGGCGGACTGACGGGCGAGGCGGGCCGCGAGAAGTTCGCCGAGAACGGCGCCGACGCGGTGGTCGAGGACGTGAACGAACTGGTGGAGTTGTTGGAGTAG
- the cca gene encoding CCA tRNA nucleotidyltransferase, with product MDELEAVLSRVRERVLPEPEERERLRATAAELTERTREAIADLPVEADVVQVGSTARGTWVAGDRDIDLFVRFDADLDRAELEEYGLEIGHAVLPDGHEEFAEHPYVKGSYEGFDVDLVPCHDVERAAELVSAVDRTPFHDAYLSARLDDDLAADVVLAKAFLKGIGAYGSDLRTEGFSGYLTELLVLELGGFVPLVESARSWHPPVEFDPEGHAERTFEDPLVVVDPTDPTRNVAAVLSAANLARFQHYARELLAAPSEALFEPDDPEPLDSEEVRAHLDRRGTTPVAVVFDAPDVVDDQLWPQLRRSLDGVVGGLNERGFDVLRARAMTDAAGAAGIPGTSDAAETADRDGSDEATRAALYAELEVTERPTVERHEGPPVAVRKHAASFYESYVDDVDPDTYGPFIDGDRYVVEREREFATVREYLESEAASDVALGARVEPAFADRDVLVGEAVATLAPAFGRPLREFYEPRP from the coding sequence ATGGACGAGTTGGAGGCGGTGCTGTCGCGGGTGCGCGAGCGCGTCCTCCCGGAACCCGAGGAGCGCGAGCGGCTGCGCGCGACGGCCGCGGAGCTGACCGAGCGGACCCGCGAGGCGATCGCCGACCTCCCGGTCGAGGCCGACGTGGTTCAGGTCGGGTCGACCGCGCGCGGCACGTGGGTCGCGGGCGACCGCGACATCGACCTCTTCGTCCGGTTCGACGCGGACCTCGACCGCGCCGAGCTGGAGGAGTACGGGCTCGAAATCGGCCACGCGGTCCTCCCCGACGGCCACGAGGAGTTCGCCGAACACCCGTACGTGAAGGGGAGCTACGAGGGGTTCGACGTCGACCTGGTTCCCTGTCACGACGTGGAGCGGGCGGCCGAGCTGGTCTCCGCGGTCGACCGCACGCCGTTCCACGACGCGTACCTCTCCGCGCGGCTCGACGACGACCTCGCGGCGGACGTTGTGCTGGCGAAGGCGTTCCTGAAGGGGATCGGCGCGTACGGGAGCGACCTCCGCACCGAGGGCTTCTCGGGGTATCTGACGGAGCTGCTCGTGTTGGAGCTCGGCGGGTTCGTCCCGCTGGTCGAGTCGGCCCGGAGCTGGCACCCGCCGGTGGAGTTCGACCCGGAGGGACACGCCGAGCGGACGTTCGAGGATCCCCTCGTCGTCGTCGACCCCACGGACCCGACGCGGAACGTCGCGGCAGTCCTGTCGGCGGCGAACCTCGCGCGGTTCCAGCACTACGCGCGGGAGCTGCTCGCGGCCCCGAGCGAGGCGCTCTTCGAGCCCGACGACCCCGAGCCGCTCGACTCCGAGGAGGTTCGCGCCCACCTCGACCGGCGGGGGACGACGCCGGTCGCGGTCGTCTTCGACGCCCCCGACGTGGTCGACGACCAGCTGTGGCCGCAGCTTCGGCGCTCGCTGGACGGGGTCGTCGGCGGCCTCAACGAGCGCGGCTTCGACGTCCTCCGGGCGCGGGCGATGACGGACGCCGCGGGAGCGGCGGGCATCCCTGGGACGAGCGACGCCGCGGAGACGGCCGATCGCGACGGATCCGACGAGGCGACGCGGGCCGCGCTGTACGCCGAGCTGGAGGTGACCGAGCGGCCGACCGTCGAGCGCCACGAGGGGCCGCCGGTCGCGGTCCGGAAGCACGCCGCGAGCTTCTACGAGTCGTACGTCGACGACGTCGACCCGGACACGTACGGGCCCTTCATCGACGGCGATCGGTACGTCGTCGAGCGGGAGCGAGAGTTCGCCACCGTCCGGGAGTACCTGGAGAGCGAGGCCGCGAGCGACGTGGCGCTCGGCGCGCGGGTGGAGCCGGCGTTCGCCGACCGCGACGTGCTGGTCGGCGAGGCGGTCGCGACGCTCGCGCCCGCGTTCGGCCGGCCGCTCAGGGAGTTCTACGAGCCGCGGCCGTGA
- a CDS encoding CrcB family protein, giving the protein MERTPYGFMLVALGGFLGAVARHAVDVGVGLALAAGAAGTGLAVLDGPPTGAGTLVANVAGSFALGLLLTRASSDRIRLFVGTGALSSFTTYSTFVADAVALGTPAGAWYVAVSYATGFAAAALGLALGGRNRR; this is encoded by the coding sequence ATGGAACGGACGCCGTACGGGTTCATGCTCGTCGCGCTCGGCGGGTTCCTCGGCGCGGTCGCCAGACACGCCGTCGACGTCGGGGTCGGTCTGGCCCTCGCCGCGGGCGCCGCCGGGACCGGTCTCGCGGTCCTCGACGGACCGCCGACCGGCGCGGGGACGCTCGTCGCGAACGTCGCCGGGTCGTTCGCGCTCGGGCTCCTGTTGACCCGCGCGTCGAGCGACCGGATCCGCCTGTTCGTCGGAACCGGCGCGCTCTCGTCGTTCACGACGTACAGCACGTTCGTCGCCGACGCGGTCGCGCTCGGAACGCCCGCCGGCGCGTGGTACGTCGCCGTCAGCTACGCGACCGGGTTCGCCGCGGCCGCGCTCGGACTCGCGCTCGGAGGGCGAAATCGCCGATGA
- a CDS encoding Hsp20 family protein, with protein sequence MTRRDPFDEIEDLLERMGREFEELGGTLEGTGPDVPRFPGARNVDVDVIEDDEAVTVVADLPGFDADDIDVEFRDDALVISGSREEATEFDVADADDDGEAGETDADDAAAGAHEADDEVRYHRRERRLRSVSRRVPIPEPVEADAATATFDAGVLTVTLPKRSPDDDRGHTIDVS encoded by the coding sequence ATGACCCGACGCGATCCCTTCGACGAGATCGAGGACCTGCTCGAACGGATGGGCCGCGAGTTCGAGGAGCTCGGCGGCACGCTGGAGGGGACCGGTCCCGACGTCCCGCGGTTCCCCGGCGCCCGCAACGTCGACGTCGACGTGATCGAGGACGACGAGGCGGTCACGGTCGTCGCCGACCTCCCCGGGTTCGACGCCGACGACATCGACGTCGAGTTCCGCGACGACGCGCTCGTGATCTCCGGATCCCGCGAGGAGGCGACCGAGTTCGACGTCGCCGACGCGGACGACGACGGCGAGGCCGGTGAGACCGACGCGGACGACGCCGCCGCCGGCGCACACGAGGCCGACGACGAGGTCCGCTACCACCGACGCGAACGCCGCCTCAGGTCCGTCTCCCGCCGGGTTCCGATCCCCGAACCGGTCGAGGCCGACGCGGCGACGGCGACCTTCGACGCCGGCGTGCTCACGGTCACGCTCCCCAAGCGCTCGCCCGACGACGACCGCGGACACACGATCGACGTCAGCTGA